A region from the Streptosporangium sp. NBC_01756 genome encodes:
- a CDS encoding alpha/beta hydrolase codes for MGFDSFWVPDWAKPYVGWAVGMDWPEGDESRCFRLADACAATARKVAGEGPLSSQGPLGASPAGAVQWDGEALKAFAEHVKLVLGGRQAELVDRLVAAALELNNAGVQVEYTKKMIVVSIWFLIFQIGWLLAVSIGPWGGVSLALIGARVQLTRMTIRQIGIRLLINMGLFGGIVAGLDLGVQASQARRDGIDWEQVGASAEMGALAGALLTGVSAGLSQLSTAGLQAGLSRAEMTVFEKVLAASTKSVWGMMGQSGVANGLAGAINLGMNGQFDWDLVFKNTVAGVVGGADAHWAGWNPSWRTAGADGPGDVRGSGGGSHPGPDPSPNPGSGPRPDSHAVPEGESSVPLRRDRSAEVDSAGLEPVAGRVPGEGDSFSPLRRDRLAGVDSAGLEPVAGRPPGQGLHDSATTQARTASDGNTRQEGGMEPAPQQVRHPVAEPAPRVAAEPAPRVAAEPAPRAADGSARSADGSARSADGSARSADGSTTKHATPERVEADGATPRTQPNLDERLNHGKTVGGRERDAGPAPVRHHPDLPGTPSPARAAEPVSRPVSIPALLPDGSLSTDSARPVPSADPQVTAGVGDPPSHTAPVPSDGSIRTSSPDTPGVPPADAQSVRSGSELSGTDRHAHDSAHFALFNERHMPPAKVREVWDSLTPSQRELSVLIQGARIGALDGIPVEVRDQVNRPVLADLKTRLIADRDRIEALPTTDRAEAKRLEKRLRRLNDKLNGIHAIEERLAVPPSAAQPRPYLLMVSNMGPGRAIVAVGDPDTAANVATFVPGTRSRVGLMDLYLKRADAMRLSAMKAGSPSTSVIMWMGYRAPQTITTEAGSTRFAEFAVDRLNRFQDGLRVTHDGPRSHNTVIGHSYGATVVGYAGRDGVLNADDVVFLASPGVGVKHAGQLRLTDVDPADVSGRVHASVARHDFIKLVARHGPAPDLPPFGGNRFTSSSEPGRRYDVPRKGVHSGYWEPGSDALVNLGRLIAGLPSF; via the coding sequence ATGGGATTCGACAGTTTCTGGGTGCCGGATTGGGCCAAGCCGTACGTGGGCTGGGCCGTGGGCATGGACTGGCCCGAAGGCGACGAGTCGCGATGCTTCCGGCTGGCCGACGCGTGCGCGGCCACGGCCAGGAAGGTCGCGGGGGAGGGCCCGCTGTCCTCCCAGGGGCCGCTGGGGGCGTCACCGGCGGGCGCTGTGCAGTGGGACGGAGAGGCGCTCAAGGCGTTCGCCGAGCACGTCAAGCTGGTCCTGGGCGGTAGGCAGGCCGAGCTGGTCGATCGCCTGGTGGCGGCGGCGCTGGAGCTCAACAACGCCGGGGTCCAGGTCGAGTACACCAAAAAGATGATCGTGGTGTCGATCTGGTTCCTGATCTTCCAAATCGGCTGGCTGCTGGCGGTGTCGATAGGGCCGTGGGGCGGGGTGTCGCTGGCATTGATCGGCGCACGGGTGCAGCTCACCCGGATGACGATCAGGCAGATCGGGATACGCCTGCTGATCAACATGGGCCTGTTCGGCGGGATCGTCGCCGGGTTGGACCTGGGGGTGCAGGCGTCCCAAGCACGGCGCGACGGCATCGACTGGGAGCAGGTCGGGGCATCGGCGGAGATGGGCGCGCTGGCCGGTGCGCTGCTCACCGGCGTGTCGGCCGGGCTGTCGCAGCTGTCGACCGCGGGCCTGCAGGCGGGGTTGAGCAGAGCCGAGATGACGGTCTTCGAGAAGGTGCTGGCGGCTTCCACCAAGTCGGTGTGGGGCATGATGGGCCAGTCGGGAGTGGCCAACGGGCTGGCCGGCGCGATCAACCTGGGCATGAACGGCCAGTTCGACTGGGACCTGGTGTTCAAGAACACCGTGGCCGGTGTGGTCGGTGGCGCGGACGCGCACTGGGCGGGCTGGAATCCCTCCTGGCGTACGGCGGGCGCCGATGGGCCCGGCGACGTCCGAGGCTCCGGCGGAGGATCGCACCCGGGGCCCGATCCCTCGCCGAATCCGGGCAGCGGTCCTCGCCCGGACAGTCACGCGGTCCCGGAGGGTGAATCCTCCGTCCCGTTGCGGCGGGATCGGTCGGCGGAGGTGGATTCGGCGGGGTTGGAGCCGGTGGCGGGGCGGGTTCCGGGTGAGGGTGACTCCTTCTCCCCGTTGCGGCGGGATCGGTTGGCAGGGGTGGATTCGGCGGGGTTGGAGCCGGTGGCCGGGCGACCTCCGGGCCAGGGCCTTCACGACTCGGCCACGACCCAGGCACGAACCGCATCGGATGGAAACACCCGGCAGGAGGGTGGGATGGAGCCTGCGCCGCAGCAGGTCCGCCATCCTGTCGCCGAACCTGCGCCTCGGGTTGCCGCCGAACCTGCGCCTCGGGTTGCCGCCGAACCTGCGCCGCGAGCTGCGGACGGATCCGCACGGTCTGCGGATGGTTCGGCACGGTCTGCGGACGGTTCCGCACGGTCTGCGGACGGTTCCACGACGAAGCACGCCACACCGGAGCGCGTGGAAGCGGACGGCGCGACACCCAGAACCCAGCCCAATCTCGACGAGCGTCTCAACCACGGAAAAACGGTGGGCGGACGCGAGCGAGATGCCGGACCTGCCCCGGTGAGGCACCATCCGGACCTTCCCGGCACACCGTCGCCTGCCCGCGCCGCGGAACCGGTGAGCAGGCCGGTGTCGATCCCGGCGCTTCTTCCCGACGGTTCGCTCTCCACTGATTCGGCCCGACCGGTTCCGTCTGCCGACCCGCAGGTGACGGCGGGTGTCGGCGACCCGCCGTCGCACACCGCGCCCGTTCCATCGGATGGATCCATCCGGACATCGTCTCCGGACACGCCCGGCGTGCCGCCTGCGGACGCCCAGTCGGTGCGGTCCGGCTCCGAACTCTCCGGAACCGACCGGCACGCGCACGACTCCGCGCACTTCGCTCTGTTCAACGAGCGGCACATGCCGCCGGCGAAGGTCAGAGAGGTGTGGGACTCGCTGACGCCGTCGCAACGCGAGCTGTCGGTGCTGATCCAGGGCGCTCGGATCGGCGCGCTGGACGGCATCCCCGTGGAGGTCAGGGATCAGGTCAACAGACCCGTGCTCGCGGACCTGAAAACCCGGCTGATCGCGGATCGGGATCGTATCGAGGCCCTGCCGACGACCGATCGCGCGGAGGCGAAGCGGCTGGAGAAGCGCCTGCGGCGGTTGAACGACAAACTGAACGGCATCCATGCGATCGAGGAGCGGCTGGCGGTGCCGCCGAGCGCCGCGCAACCGCGGCCGTACCTGCTGATGGTCAGCAATATGGGGCCGGGACGTGCGATCGTCGCCGTCGGCGATCCGGACACCGCCGCGAATGTGGCGACCTTCGTACCGGGTACCCGCTCCAGGGTCGGCCTGATGGACCTCTATCTCAAGCGAGCCGACGCGATGAGGCTCTCCGCCATGAAGGCCGGCTCGCCGTCGACTTCGGTGATCATGTGGATGGGTTACCGGGCGCCACAGACGATCACGACGGAAGCGGGGTCGACACGGTTCGCGGAGTTCGCGGTGGACAGGCTGAACCGGTTCCAGGACGGCTTGCGGGTGACACACGACGGGCCGCGTTCGCACAACACCGTGATCGGGCACAGCTACGGCGCCACGGTCGTCGGTTACGCCGGCAGAGACGGGGTGCTGAACGCCGACGACGTGGTGTTCCTGGCCAGTCCGGGAGTGGGGGTGAAACATGCCGGCCAGCTGCGGCTGACCGATGTCGACCCGGCGGACGTCAGCGGACGGGTGCACGCCTCGGTCGCCCGGCATGATTTCATCAAGCTCGTCGCACGCCACGGTCCGGCACCGGACCTGCCGCCGTTCGGAGGAAACAGGTTCACCTCAAGCTCCGAACCCGGGCGCCGCTATGACGTCCCGCGCAAGGGGGTCCACAGCGGGTACTGGGAGCCGGGCAGCGACGCTCTGGTCAACCTGGGCCGTCTGATCGCCGGCCTGCCGTCTTTTTAG
- a CDS encoding acyl-CoA dehydrogenase family protein gives MPAEQFEVDPFVQEAPRLANRWTADRVLRQAVRRLLPADVFAKAAEDLEHAAERCVTEMAPLGARAEANPPRHVPYDAWGNRVDRIEIDPAWTELVALLQGLGAVAIPHEGTYGPHSRVVQAVLFQMAQAVSATALCPLGMSDGAVACLREHDAGLAARYVPLLTRRVGGWTSGQWMTEKEGGSDLSRSGTVATPLGDGTWALRGTKWFTSATTADIAVALARPAGAERGSRGLSLFALELRRPDGSWNGLRVRRLKDKYGTHGLPTAELDLDGTVATPVGGIGDGIAKIVSVLNVARMESAQAGPGATGHLLQLARDYARRRRVRGGVPLAESPVHLGWLAEIAAEYEAMVQMALRAAQLVGLRESGSGDERLARVVVPLAKMSTARQAVRTCSELLESFGGAGYLEDTGIPQVLRDVQVQSIWEGTTNVLALDVMRALADPEAAAAFRDDVEAQLAAHPHPRVEAAARTIRAAVRDLTSREPDPAACREVAWGMARTYQAALLAAQAGWALTTLDDQRSAVALEMFVAHPLVPPAPHAEAGSIGLE, from the coding sequence ATGCCGGCTGAGCAGTTCGAGGTGGACCCGTTCGTCCAGGAGGCGCCGCGGCTCGCCAACCGCTGGACGGCGGACCGGGTGCTGCGCCAGGCGGTGCGGCGGCTCCTTCCCGCCGACGTCTTCGCGAAGGCCGCCGAAGACCTGGAGCACGCCGCGGAGCGTTGCGTGACCGAGATGGCGCCGCTGGGTGCGCGCGCGGAGGCCAACCCGCCCCGGCACGTGCCCTACGACGCCTGGGGCAACCGGGTCGACCGGATCGAGATCGACCCGGCGTGGACGGAGCTGGTGGCACTCCTGCAGGGGCTCGGCGCGGTGGCCATTCCCCACGAGGGGACGTACGGCCCGCACAGCCGTGTCGTGCAGGCCGTCCTCTTCCAGATGGCGCAGGCCGTGAGCGCCACGGCGCTCTGCCCGCTCGGCATGAGCGACGGCGCGGTCGCGTGCCTCCGGGAGCACGACGCGGGCCTCGCCGCCAGATACGTCCCGCTGCTGACCAGGCGCGTGGGCGGCTGGACCTCCGGCCAGTGGATGACGGAGAAGGAGGGCGGCTCCGACCTGTCCCGTTCGGGAACCGTCGCGACGCCCCTCGGCGACGGCACCTGGGCCCTCCGCGGGACCAAGTGGTTCACCTCGGCGACCACCGCCGACATCGCCGTCGCCCTGGCGCGGCCCGCGGGCGCCGAACGCGGCAGCCGCGGCCTGTCCCTGTTCGCACTGGAGCTGCGCAGGCCGGACGGTTCCTGGAACGGCCTGCGCGTGCGCCGGCTGAAGGACAAGTACGGCACCCACGGCCTGCCCACCGCGGAGCTCGATCTGGACGGCACGGTGGCGACCCCGGTCGGCGGGATCGGTGACGGCATAGCCAAGATCGTGTCCGTGCTCAACGTCGCCCGTATGGAGTCGGCCCAGGCGGGACCCGGCGCGACGGGCCACCTCCTCCAGCTCGCCCGCGACTACGCCCGCAGGCGCCGGGTGCGGGGCGGCGTCCCGCTGGCGGAGTCGCCCGTCCACCTGGGCTGGCTCGCCGAGATCGCGGCCGAGTACGAGGCCATGGTGCAGATGGCGCTGCGCGCCGCCCAGCTCGTCGGCCTGCGGGAGAGCGGCTCCGGCGACGAGCGGCTGGCCCGCGTCGTGGTGCCGCTCGCCAAGATGTCGACCGCCCGCCAGGCCGTGCGGACGTGCTCGGAACTGCTGGAGTCGTTCGGCGGCGCGGGCTACCTGGAGGACACCGGCATCCCGCAGGTCCTGCGCGACGTGCAGGTCCAGTCCATCTGGGAGGGCACGACGAACGTCCTGGCCCTCGACGTCATGCGGGCGCTGGCCGATCCCGAGGCCGCCGCCGCGTTCCGCGACGACGTCGAGGCGCAGCTCGCCGCCCATCCGCACCCCCGCGTCGAAGCCGCCGCACGAACCATCCGCGCCGCCGTACGGGACCTCACCTCGCGTGAACCCGATCCCGCTGCCTGCCGCGAGGTGGCGTGGGGGATGGCCCGCACCTACCAGGCGGCGCTGCTGGCCGCCCAGGCGGGCTGGGCGCTCACCACGCTCGACGACCAGCGCAGCGCCGTCGCACTGGAGATGTTCGTCGCACACCCGCTGGTGCCCCCGGCCCCGCACGCGGAGGCGGGGTCGATCGGACTGGAGTGA
- a CDS encoding NAD(P)/FAD-dependent oxidoreductase codes for MGIDGGPRSAVVIGAGVVGLSTAWFLQERGVDVTVVDRDGVAAGASWGNAGWLSPGLAIPLNEPGVLRYGLRSLLDRNAPLHVPATPDPGLWSFLARFAANCTWKSWGRAVQANLPFNEECLEAFDVLTAGGVEAPTVEAPIMAAFENPRQAVGLLHELQRINRSGLRIDYSAFEGEDLHKQAPQLSLSAKAGIRLDGQRYVDPGRFTRSLADAVTARGGTIRSGFLVTGVDNGSGGLVVRSGDGDSVRADVVVLATGAWLNGLGREWGVRVPVRAGRGYSFTVPTEEPVSGPIYLPAVRVACTPYQGKLRVAGTMEFRDADAPLHSGRVDAIIRSARKLLTGVSWAERTDTWVGPRPVTPDGRPLIGATNAPGRFVAGGHGMWGLTHGPVTGRMLAEQITTGRQPAALRDFDPVR; via the coding sequence ATGGGTATCGATGGTGGGCCGCGCTCAGCGGTGGTGATCGGCGCCGGCGTGGTCGGGCTGTCCACCGCGTGGTTCCTGCAGGAACGCGGCGTGGACGTCACCGTGGTCGATCGTGACGGGGTGGCCGCGGGCGCATCGTGGGGGAACGCGGGCTGGCTCTCGCCAGGGCTGGCCATCCCGCTGAACGAACCGGGAGTCCTGCGCTACGGCCTGCGCTCCCTGCTCGACCGGAACGCACCGCTGCACGTGCCGGCCACCCCCGACCCGGGGCTGTGGTCCTTCCTCGCCCGGTTCGCCGCGAACTGCACCTGGAAGTCCTGGGGCCGCGCCGTACAGGCCAACCTCCCGTTCAACGAGGAGTGCCTGGAGGCGTTCGACGTGCTCACCGCGGGGGGCGTCGAGGCTCCCACGGTCGAAGCCCCGATCATGGCCGCGTTCGAGAACCCTCGGCAGGCCGTGGGGCTCCTGCACGAGCTCCAGCGCATCAACCGGTCCGGGCTGCGGATCGACTACAGCGCGTTCGAGGGTGAGGACCTCCACAAGCAGGCACCGCAGCTCTCCCTCAGCGCGAAGGCCGGGATCAGGCTGGACGGTCAGCGCTACGTCGACCCCGGGCGGTTCACCCGGTCGCTGGCCGACGCCGTCACCGCTCGCGGCGGCACGATCCGGTCCGGCTTCCTGGTCACCGGGGTGGACAACGGCTCCGGCGGGCTCGTCGTCCGGTCGGGCGACGGAGACTCCGTGCGGGCCGACGTCGTCGTCCTGGCCACCGGAGCCTGGCTGAACGGGCTGGGCAGGGAGTGGGGCGTCCGCGTGCCGGTCCGCGCCGGGCGCGGCTACTCGTTCACCGTGCCGACCGAGGAACCCGTGTCCGGGCCGATCTACCTGCCCGCCGTACGCGTGGCCTGCACGCCGTACCAGGGCAAGCTGCGCGTCGCCGGGACGATGGAGTTCCGTGACGCCGACGCCCCGCTGCACTCCGGGCGGGTCGACGCGATCATCAGGTCCGCCCGGAAGCTGCTCACCGGCGTCTCCTGGGCCGAGCGCACCGACACCTGGGTCGGCCCGCGCCCCGTCACACCCGACGGGCGGCCCCTCATCGGAGCCACCAACGCCCCCGGCAGGTTCGTCGCCGGCGGCCACGGCATGTGGGGACTCACCCACGGGCCGGTGACCGGACGCATGCTCGCCGAGCAGATCACCACCGGCCGGCAACCCGCGGCCCTGCGGGACTTCGACCCGGTGCGCTGA
- a CDS encoding PucR family transcriptional regulator: MLRLDRLVNVLGGYGARLCCAPASREVELRSVMVHDPTDARPTTGDVFLSVGVDSAADAVRLARSARASVVLVRGSPPLKGDALADARDGGIAVLLVEPEVSWSQLFGVVYGLVLEGRETEAGRGPTGLFAFADTLAAEVGSAVTIEDQMSRVLAYSGLQQTADPARLETILGRRVPDTMRRLFKREGVFAHLATSDEPLFVAPSAEHGLTGRMVVAVRAGRELLGSIWVECQRPLSEERRIVLGDGARAVALHLLRSRVSADLERQVESDLVIRLLEGAPDAPAVVSRLGLPPGRFRVIAIQAHVAEERHAAILLAFERATTGFGWSRPGRSTLFGNTLYTLLPCDNDVTPAHDWLASVVNVLPRRVTVFAGIGGVAEPAQLPASRQEADESLALRAGRPGGALAVVYDDSWDEILLQRLRAAASSGRVPARGPVAELTRHDAEHGTRYIATLRAWLEAQGELAAAAGRLDVHPNTVRYRLRRMAELTDLRLDLPEKRLAMIIALAVHQDGQP; the protein is encoded by the coding sequence ATGCTGCGGCTGGATCGGCTGGTGAACGTCCTGGGCGGTTACGGGGCCCGGCTCTGCTGCGCTCCCGCGTCCCGGGAGGTGGAGCTGCGCAGCGTGATGGTGCACGATCCGACCGACGCCCGCCCCACCACCGGTGACGTGTTCCTGTCCGTCGGCGTGGATTCGGCGGCCGACGCCGTGCGCCTGGCCCGGTCCGCGCGGGCCTCCGTGGTGCTGGTGCGCGGGAGCCCGCCGCTGAAGGGGGACGCCCTGGCGGACGCCCGGGACGGCGGGATCGCCGTGCTGCTCGTGGAGCCGGAGGTGTCCTGGAGCCAGCTTTTCGGCGTGGTGTACGGCCTGGTGCTCGAAGGCCGCGAGACCGAGGCGGGGCGCGGGCCGACCGGCCTGTTCGCCTTCGCCGACACGCTCGCGGCCGAGGTCGGCTCCGCGGTGACGATCGAGGACCAGATGTCCCGCGTGCTGGCCTACTCCGGCTTGCAGCAGACCGCCGACCCGGCACGGCTGGAGACGATCCTGGGCAGGCGGGTGCCGGACACCATGCGCCGGCTCTTCAAGCGGGAGGGTGTCTTCGCCCACCTGGCGACCTCCGACGAGCCGCTGTTCGTCGCCCCCTCGGCGGAACACGGCCTCACCGGCCGCATGGTCGTCGCGGTGCGCGCCGGACGCGAGCTGCTGGGATCGATATGGGTCGAGTGCCAGCGCCCGCTCTCCGAGGAGCGCCGGATCGTCCTGGGGGACGGGGCACGCGCGGTCGCACTGCATCTCCTGCGTTCCCGAGTCAGCGCGGACCTGGAGCGTCAGGTGGAATCCGACCTCGTCATCCGGTTGCTGGAGGGCGCGCCCGACGCGCCCGCGGTGGTCAGCAGGCTCGGCCTGCCACCGGGCCGGTTCCGGGTGATCGCCATCCAGGCGCACGTCGCCGAGGAGAGGCATGCCGCGATCCTGCTGGCCTTCGAACGCGCGACCACGGGTTTCGGCTGGTCGCGGCCGGGACGCAGCACGCTGTTCGGCAACACCCTCTACACCCTGCTGCCCTGCGACAACGACGTCACGCCCGCCCACGACTGGCTCGCCTCGGTCGTGAACGTCCTGCCGCGGCGGGTCACCGTGTTCGCCGGCATCGGCGGCGTGGCGGAGCCCGCCCAGCTGCCCGCGAGCAGACAGGAAGCCGACGAGAGCCTTGCCCTGCGGGCGGGACGGCCCGGCGGCGCCCTGGCGGTCGTCTACGACGATTCGTGGGACGAGATCCTGCTGCAACGTCTCCGGGCGGCCGCCTCGTCAGGGCGCGTTCCCGCTCGTGGACCGGTCGCCGAGCTGACCCGGCACGACGCGGAGCACGGCACCCGGTACATCGCGACGCTACGCGCCTGGCTGGAGGCCCAGGGCGAGCTGGCCGCCGCCGCCGGCCGCCTCGACGTCCATCCGAACACCGTCCGCTACCGGCTCCGGAGGATGGCCGAGCTCACGGACCTGCGGCTCGACCTACCGGAGAAACGGCTGGCGATGATCATCGCGCTGGCCGTACACCAGGACGGGCAGCCCTGA